The window AAAACCTAGAAATGAGGTTGGAATTGAAATTCATATCGGTTGGAACCGTGTTATCAGAAGAATCTTCCAAAGATTAGGATATGAAGTGGAAGCCCTAGACAGAGTAATGTTTGCAGGATTAACCAAGAAAAATATCAAAAGAGGTCACTGGAGAATCCTTTCAGATTTGGAAGTGAATAATCTTAAAATGCTTTAGTCGAGATACGAGATTAAAAGTTTAAAATATAAAGACGCAGAAAATTAATTATTCTGCGTCTTTTTTATGTGTTAAAGTAAAATAATTTACGATTTAATAATTAACAACAATGTCCAAAAAATTGTAAAAGCCAGGCTTAAATACAATATATTTTTACCATGTTTTCTATCTTTTTCATTAAAATAGTAAACTCTTTCACCATTGGGTAGTTGTTTTTTTAGTTTAATAACAGCTATAGCAATTGCATAACTAACAAAAATTAAAATCCCCCAAAATAAAGATAAAATACAACCCAATACAGCAAAGATATAACCTATAATTATATAATTTTCTACTTCTCTGGGTTTCTCATATTCATTTCTTAATGCTAAAGTACGTTTCTCATTGAGGAGCATCAAGTCTTCATCATTGATATTTTCTCCTCTATTTTTAAGAATTTTCTTGGCAACTTCATAATCAAACTCATTCCATTCGTCTTTTTTATAAAGAATTTCTTTCAGCTCTTCATTTGAATAGTCTAACAAATAATAATCTTCAGGAATAGTAATTTCTTTTGCAAAGTAGTTTGAGATAGATTTGTTGGCAACTTCAAAATCCTCTTCAAAGATTAAAAGTTGATACACAATTTTAGAAACATTGGTCACAAAACTTGGATCAAAATCCTTTTCATTATCAATGATCTCATAATGAATATTATTTTGGTCTAGTATAAAAGCGATTTCTTCGACAACAGCTTTATCACTACTTTTTCTAAAAATTGATTTATCCATAATTATCCTAAAATTGTCACTCCTTTCTGCAACATTTCAAAGATAGCATCTTTGCCATTATCAGGTTTTACATTAACAGCGCGGGTTCCGTTGAAATGAAGACAAGTGATGTATCCAAGATTAGCTGCATCAAGACAAGTAAATTTCACGCAGTAATCTAATGCTAAACCTACGATTTCCACCAATTGAATTTCATGATATTTTAAGAAATCGTCCAATCCGGTTTTCATAAAGTGATTGTTGTCCTGAAAACCGCTGTAAGCATCAATCTCCGTATTTTTTCCTTTCTGTATGATATGAGTTACTTTTTCTCTATTCAGGTCTTTATGAAATTCTGCACCGAAAGTATCTTGTATACAGTGATCTGGCCACATAAACTGTGGTACCCCATTTAAAATGATGCTTTCGCCAACCTTTCTGTCATTATTACTTGCGAAGCTTTTATGATTTGCAGGATGCCAATCTTGAGTAAGAATAACTTGGTCGTACTGATTATCTTCCATCAGAAGATTAATATAAGGAATTACTTCATTTGCTCCCGGAACTGCAAGAGCTCCGCCCTCACAAAAATCGTTCTGTACATCGACTATTATTAATGCTTTTTTCATATATAGCTTTCTAATTTTTTATTAATTGATAAAAGTTAACATTCAAAAATTTGTCCAAAACCTGATTATCTGACAAAACGGCATTTTAAAAAATAAAATTACAGCCTGATAGGCATTTAGAAAGAAAAAACAAACTGCAATAGTTTATCTTTGCATTAAATAAATATCATATGTCATTTGAATCGTTAGGGTTATCACAAAATATTATTCATTCTGTTAAAAAAATGGGCTATTTAAAGCCTTTTCCAATTCAGGAACAAGCTGTTCCGGTTATTTTGAAAGGAAAAGATTTAATGGGAATTGCACAGACAGGCTCTGGAAAAACAGCTTGTTTTGTAATGCCTATTTTAGAAAAGCTGCAAAATGCAGAAGCTAAGAAAAACCGTAATGTACAGGTTTTAATACTGGTTCCTACCCGAGAATTAGCGATTCAGATTGATGAGGTTTTCAGAGCGTTTTCAGACAATTTGAAACGTGAAATCCGTACAATGGCAGTTTATGGCGGTGTTTCTATCAATCCACAAATGAAAGGAATGTTTGGGGTTGAAGTTCTTATTGCAACACCTGGTCGTCTATTAGATTTAATTGATCATAATGCATTAAGCATTTCACAAATAGAGCATTTGGTAATTGATGAGGCAGATAAAATGTTTCAGTTAGGTTTTGGTGAAGAGATGAACAAGCTTTTTGCTATGATGCCGGTTGCGAAACAGACGACTTTGTTTTCTGCGACTTTAAATGATAAAGTTGATGAGATGAAAGAGCGTTTATCAATCAATCCTACCATTATTGAAATAAAAAAAGAAGAAGTTGAAATTGATAATATCGAGCAATTAGCGTATCATGTTTCTCCAGAAAACAAAGGTCCATTTTTACGATATTTAATTAAAGAAAAGAAGGTTGAAAAAGCTTTAATATTTGTTTCATCTACACGATCTGCAGATAATTTAGTTGAAAAATTAAAGAAAAATAAAATAAAAGCCGTTGCGATTCATAGCCAGAAATCGCAGGGTGCCCGTAGAAATAATTTGGAAGAATTTAAAGTAAACGGAGCGCAAATTTTGGTTGCTACAGACTTAATTGGTCGTGGAATTCACATAGAATCTTTGCCTTGTGTAATCAATTACGAATTGCCACGTTCGCCTTTAGATTACATTCACAGAATTGGAAGAACTGGTCGTGCAGGTGAAAAAGGAACGGCAATTTCAATTTTAACAGATGATGAATTGCAGCATTTCAGAGTCATTCAAAAGAAAATGGGCAAGAAAGTTACTTTACAGAGAACGGAGGATATTAATCTGCATGGATATTAAATTTTTTGCAAATTAATTATTTTTAAATATCAACTCAATACATGAGACATTTTTCAACCGCAAAAGAATCAAAAGATTTTACAGAATTTAAGTTACTCAAAAGCTTACAAAACAATTGATAGCTTAGGCTTTTTTTAGATTTTGTAACCTTTTGAATTTCTATTTTTTCAATCATTTCTTTTGAAACTTTTGCGGTAAAATATTTTATTCCTGTCCAAAAAAATAATTAAAAATTGTTTCGAATAAAGTTTTAGAACAAATCTAAATGTATGAAAGAATTTACCATTGTTAGAGGTTTATTTGATACAAGAAAGCGTCAACTGATTATTAATGAAAATTATTTAAAATTCGAAAATAAAGATTTTAATCAAGATTTATTTACCATTATTCCCAAAGATGAAATTACAGGAATTCGCTATGGAATTCATTTTATTAAAGGTTTAGAATTTTATATCGGAAGAGAATATCAAATCTTTATTAAAACCAATTCTGGGAAAGAATTAAAAATATTTTTCAAACTATTTTACAGAAGACGGCTAAATGAAAAGCATCAGTTATTTTCTGATATTATTGATGAATTATGGAATCAATATTTTAATCAAATTCTGAATTATTACATTCAACAATATAATAATAGTGAAGAGTTCATTCTTGGTGGAATCGTTTTCAAAAATACTTGCATACAATTTGATAAGAAAGAAATATCATACTCTGATTTAGCAATAAAAAAATACACCCATTATTTTATTATTCACTCTAAAGAAGATCAGTATAAAAATAAAATGCTGTATTATCTAAAAGACAATAATTCAGTAATTTTGGTCGAATTATTAAATAGTATCATTGAAAATGGACAATTTAGAACAGAAAAGATTTCCGATAGGTCGCTTTGAAGCTCCTGAAAATATTTGTGACATTACACTCACAGAATATATTAAGGTTATTAAAAATTTTCCTGAAAAATTGAAAAATCTGATTGAAGATTTTAACGAGGACCAATTAGATACGCAATACAGAGAAGGCGGTTGGACGTTGAGACAGCTTGTCAATCACATTGCAGACAGCCATATGAACAGTCTCATTCGTTTAAAACTGGCACTTACAGAAGAAAACCCTACCATAAAACCTTATGATGAAGCAAAATTTGCAGAGCTGCAAGACAGTGTAAATATGCCGATAAAACCGGCAATGAGAATTCTAAAAGGAACGCATCAAAGATGGACTGTCCTCTTAAAAGCAATGACCAATAAACAGTTTGAAAGAACTTTTCATCATCCTGAGCACAACAAAAATTATAATCTGAGAGTTTATCTTGCCAATTATGTTTGGCACTGCAATCATCATTTTGCACATATTGAAAATCTGAAGAAAGAAAAAAACTGGTAGTGAAAAGCCTTCATAACGAGAACGATTTTAACGAAATTAAGCGGAGAATTGCTCAGCTTTCAGAAACCTCAAAAAGAAAATGGGGGAGTATGAACGTTTCTCAAATGCTCGTTCATTGCGATTTGATTTTACAGATTGTCTTAAAAAAAATCACTCTTCCGCCAACTAATTTCCTGTTCAAATCAATAGGAATTTTTGTAAAAAGAGAAATGCAGATTTTCAATAACGGAATTCCCCGAAATATGCCTACTTTTAGAAAAGTAATCGTTAATTTTGAATGTAACTTTGAGGAAGCAAGAAACAATCTTTTAAAAAGGTTAGATGAGTATTACCTTGCTTACAAAAATCATGATTTGCCAAGCCGTCACGAGCTTTTTGGTGAAATGAAAGAAAAAGATTGGGGATTTATGGAATATAAACACCTCAATCACCATTTAAAACAATTTAATGTATGAGTTTTTTAGATAAAATATTTGGCGGAAAACAGGAACAGGGAGAAACAAAAT is drawn from Chryseobacterium muglaense and contains these coding sequences:
- the pncA gene encoding bifunctional nicotinamidase/pyrazinamidase, coding for MKKALIIVDVQNDFCEGGALAVPGANEVIPYINLLMEDNQYDQVILTQDWHPANHKSFASNNDRKVGESIILNGVPQFMWPDHCIQDTFGAEFHKDLNREKVTHIIQKGKNTEIDAYSGFQDNNHFMKTGLDDFLKYHEIQLVEIVGLALDYCVKFTCLDAANLGYITCLHFNGTRAVNVKPDNGKDAIFEMLQKGVTILG
- a CDS encoding YfiT family bacillithiol transferase, which gives rise to MDNLEQKRFPIGRFEAPENICDITLTEYIKVIKNFPEKLKNLIEDFNEDQLDTQYREGGWTLRQLVNHIADSHMNSLIRLKLALTEENPTIKPYDEAKFAELQDSVNMPIKPAMRILKGTHQRWTVLLKAMTNKQFERTFHHPEHNKNYNLRVYLANYVWHCNHHFAHIENLKKEKNW
- a CDS encoding DEAD/DEAH box helicase, with amino-acid sequence MSFESLGLSQNIIHSVKKMGYLKPFPIQEQAVPVILKGKDLMGIAQTGSGKTACFVMPILEKLQNAEAKKNRNVQVLILVPTRELAIQIDEVFRAFSDNLKREIRTMAVYGGVSINPQMKGMFGVEVLIATPGRLLDLIDHNALSISQIEHLVIDEADKMFQLGFGEEMNKLFAMMPVAKQTTLFSATLNDKVDEMKERLSINPTIIEIKKEEVEIDNIEQLAYHVSPENKGPFLRYLIKEKKVEKALIFVSSTRSADNLVEKLKKNKIKAVAIHSQKSQGARRNNLEEFKVNGAQILVATDLIGRGIHIESLPCVINYELPRSPLDYIHRIGRTGRAGEKGTAISILTDDELQHFRVIQKKMGKKVTLQRTEDINLHGY